In Macaca nemestrina isolate mMacNem1 chromosome 9, mMacNem.hap1, whole genome shotgun sequence, a single genomic region encodes these proteins:
- the LOC105495974 gene encoding glutamate dehydrogenase 1, mitochondrial codes for MCHLGVLKLVLRSIPRTIPVCIRTILASWNELRSVPSSSVFGKAFERSMFTLLCECPGIDVPAPDMSTGEREMSWIADTYASTIGHYGFGNVGQHSMRYLHRFGAKCIAVGESDGSIWNPDGIDPKELEDFKWQHGSILGFPKAKPYEGNILEADCDILIPAASEKQLTKSNAPRVKAKALVHICTSLALSGGDLTVLLAFLYVPDSLADHC; via the exons ATGTGCCATTTGGGGGTGCTAAAGCTGGTGTTAAGATCAATCCCAAGAACTATACC TGTTTGTATCAGGACAATTCTAGCCTCATGGAATGAGTTGAGGagtgttccttcctcttctgtttttggAAAAGCTTTTGAAAGGTCAATGTTCACTCTCTTGTGTGAGT GTCCTGGCATTGATGTGCCTGCCCCAGACATGAGCACAGGTGAGCGGGAGATGTCCTGGATCGCTGATACCTATGCCAGCACCATAGGGCACTATG GATTTGGTAACGTGGGCCAACACTCTATGAGATATTTACATCGTTTTGGTGCTAAATGTATTGCTGTTGGTGAGTCTGATGGGAGTATATGGAATCCAGATGGTATTGACCCAAAGGAACTGGAAGACTTCAAATGg CAACATGGGTCCATTCTGGGCTTCCCCAAGGCAAAGCCCTATGAAGGAAACATCTTGGAGGCCGACTGTGACATACTGATCCCAGCTGCCAGTGAGAAGCAGTTGACCAAATCCAACGCacccagagtcaaagccaag GCCCTTGTTCATATATGCACATCTCTTGCCCTCAGTGGAGGGGATTTGACGGTGTTGTTGGCATTTCTCTATGTTCCTGACTCTCTTGCGGATCATTGCTGA